One window from the genome of Paramisgurnus dabryanus chromosome 20, PD_genome_1.1, whole genome shotgun sequence encodes:
- the eif4ebp2 gene encoding eukaryotic translation initiation factor 4E-binding protein 2 has protein sequence MSSSRQLSESRAIPTRTVLINDSTQLPHDYCTTPGGTLFSTTPGGTRIIYDRKFLLDRRNSPIAQTPPAHLPVIPGVTSKNVLNEKKRNEANNINNHDAKPGQGEDAQFEMDI, from the exons ATGTCGTCCAGTCGTCAGCTTAGTGAAAGCAGGGCCATCCCGACCAGGACGGTGCTGATCAACGACTCAACGCAGCTACCTCACGACTATTGCACCACTCCAGGGGGCACTTTATTCTCTACCACCCCGGGAG GTACCCGAATAATCTATGATCGCAAGTTCCTGTTAGACCGGCGCAACTCACCCATTGCCCAGACCCCACCAGCACACCTGCCGGTTATCCCAGGAGTGACAAGCAAAAATGTCCTGaatgaaaagaaaagaaatgaaGCTAACAACATCAACAATCATGATGCCAAACCAGGGCAAG GTGAAGATGCTCAGTTTGAGATGGACATCTAA